The genomic stretch ACTACATAATGCTGCCGCAAAGACCAGTTGCATGTTTCTTTCCTGAGTTATTTTAAGTTCAAGCGTTTTATCTACATAACCACGCATAGCGAAGTAATATGATTTTGTTTAATAAAAAAGCCCACAATTGTGGGCTTTGATTTTATAACGAGATAGACAATATAACAGCAGTAATCAGGCGAAGATTAATAGCGTTCGACCATTTTCTCTAATGAGATTGGGCGAATTTTATCCGCATTACCCGCAGTACCAAAAGCAGTATAACGATCGATACACACTTGTTTCATGGCTTCGACTGAAATTGCAAAGTATTTACGTGGATCAAATTCACTTGGATTTTCAGCCAAGAAGCGACGAATTGAACCTGTAGAAGCTAAACGTAAATCGGTATCGATATTGATTTTACGAACACCATGTTTAATTGCTTCAACCAACTGTTCTACTGGCACACCATAAGTTTCTTTGATGTCGCCACCAAATTCATTGATTACGGCTAACCATTCTTGTGGAACTGAACTTGAACCATGCATCACCAAATGGGTATTTGGAAGCGCTGCATGAATTTCTTTAATCCGTTCAACTGCAAGGATATCGCCTGTCGGTGGGCGAGTAAATTTGTATGCACCGTGTGATGTACCAACCGCAATGGCCAAAGCATCAACGTTGGTATCTGCAACAAATTGGGTCGCTTCTTCAACAGAGGTTAATAGCTGAGAATGATCCAGTACGCCTTCAGCGCCTACACCATCTTCTTCGCCAGCCATACCGGTTTCTAGGCTACCTAGACAACCGATTTCGCCTTCAACCGATACGCCACAGGCATGTGCCATGGCAACAGTACGACGGGTTACATCAACATTATATTCATATGATGTCGGTGTTTTTCCATCTGCAGCCAAAGAACCATCCATCATCACCGAACTAAAACCCAATTGAATTGAGCGTTGGCAAATATCTGGGCTGGTACCGTGGTCTTGATGCATCACCACAGGAATATGTGGCCATTCTTCAATTGCAGCTAAAATAAGATGACGTAAAAACGGAGCACCCGCATATTTACGTGCACCGGCAGATGCCTGCACAATAACAGGTGAATTGGTTTCATCTGCGGCCATCATAATTGCGCGCATTTGTTCTAGATTGTTTACGTTAAATGCTGGTACGCCATAGCAGTGTTCGCCGGCGTGATCCAAGAGCTGGCGCAATGAAATAAGAGCCATAATATCCTCCCAGGTAATGCCCCATATTCTACCCTGTGATCTGTTCCAATTCAGCAACAAATCGACTTATTTCTAAAAAAAATCCCTGCAAACGCAGGGACTTTTAATAAATAACCATTTTTAGCGACCAGTTGTCTATTTCTGAGCCGGTTCTTCCGTTGCTGGCGTTGCAACATCAGCAGGTGCATTGGCTTTTTCTGCTGGAACATCTGTATTTTTTTCATCTAAAACGGGTTTATCCAATTTATCGATCGCTGCTTGTTGCTCTGGTGTTGTCTGATCTGACTCAGCAACTTGAGCATTTGAGCTTGCTTGTTGTTCAGATGTTGCAGCATCTTTTTTGGCACATGCAGTCAAAGCTAAAGGAGCAACAAGAAGTGCGGCAAGAAGTAGTTTGTAGTTCATCACATTTTCCACAATCGGTGATTAATTTCACAACAATATATTGCAGAGATATTACATTTTAATGACGAAAAAATAAAAGGCTGACATTTTGTCAGCCTTTTATTCGATATCGCGAGTCAATTTAACGGTTCGACTAAGCAGGTAATCAACGCATAAAATATAACGTTACGCTACTATTTATTGTGCGCGTTCAAGCAATACAGCAACTGCCGGTAAGGTTTTACCTTCGACAAATTCTAAGAATGCACCACCACCTGTAGAGATGTAGCCCATTTTGTCTGCAACTGCATATTTATCAATCGCAGCCAAGGTATCACCACCACCGGCAATAGAGAATCCAGCCGATTCAGCAATGGCCAAAGACAAGGTTTGCGTTCCTTGACCAAATTGATCCACCTCAAAGACACCAACGGGACCATTCCAAAGAATGGTTTTAGAGGTTTTTAAAATCTCTGCAAATGCAGCAGCTGTTGCAGGACCAACATCTAAAATCATGTCATTTTCAGCAACATCAGCGACATTAACTGTACGTGCAGTCGCTTTGGCCAATGAACCCAAGAAATCACTAAAATCAATCTCAGCGGCATCAGCCACCACAACATCTGTTGGTAACGGTACTGAAATTTTTGCAGCAATGGCTTTTGCAGTATCAATTAAATCAGCTTCATACAATGATTTACCGACATTGAAGCCAGCAGCAGCCAAGAATGTATTGGCAATACCGCCCCCTACAATCAATTGATCGCAAATGCTTGACAAAGAATTCAGTACATCTAATTTGGTTGAAACTTTTGAACCTGCAACAATGGCAACCATTGGTTTTTCAGGGGTTTTTAATGCACGACCCAAAGCATCAAGCTCAGCCGCCAACAAAGGACCCGCTGCTGCAACCGCCGCATAACGTGCGACGCCTTCCGTTGAAGCTTCTGCGCGATGGGCTGTACCGAAGGCATCCATCACGAACACATCACAAAGTGCAGCATATTGTTGTGCTAACTCAGGGTTATTTTTCTTTTCACCATGGTTGAAGCGTACATTTTCAAGCAAAACTACTTGACCAGCCGTCACCGCAACACCAGCAAGATAATCCGTTACCAATTGAACGTCTTGACCTAAAGCTGCAGTCAAATATGCAGCCACAGGTGCCAAAGATTGTTCAGCTTTCGGCTCACCTTCTACAGGACGACCAAGGTGTGAACATATCATCACTGCCGCACCTTGTGCCAAAGCCGCTTTTATCGTTGGTAATGCTGCACGCAAACGTGCATCACTGCTAATGACCCCATTTTTAACAGGAACATTTAAATCTTCACGAATCAGAACTCGTTTTCCGGTTAAATCAAGATCAGTCATACGCTGAAAATTCATGCTTTTCTCACTCATTAGCTATCAAAAATCGCATCGATTCTAAATGATTACACAAAAAAAGGTGAGTTAATTTGTCGAAAAGCTGTAGAAATATTTTGTTTTGATTATCATAGGCTGAGTTTGCACACCAGTATACCCTTATGTCGATACATCCTGATCCAAAAATCAATGGCTTAAACGTGTTAGGCCAACCCTTGGCTAGCTGTTGCTTTGACCCCATTAGTGGTTATTTTCGCAATGGTTTTTGTCATACTGCAGCCACAGATATTGGCCAGCATACCGTCTGCGCTGAAATGAGCGCAGATTTTTTAAACTTTTCACAAAAAATTGGCAATGACCTGATTACCCCGCTTCCAGAGCTTGGCTTTCCGGGACTAAAACCAGGTGATTTATGGTGTATTTGCGTGACTCGATGGGTTGAAGCTTATCAAGCCAATCAAGCGCCACGCATTAAAGTCAGCGCTTGTCATCAAGCCATGCTGTCTTATGTGCCTTTAAATATTTTAATGGAATATTCAATCTAATGGTCGCTGCTGAAATTATTTTGGCCTCATCCAGTCAGACCCGTAAAGCCTTACTTGATCGTCTTGGATTGGACTATCGTTGCATTTCACCCGATATCGATGAATCGCCGCAAAATGAACAGCATGCAGATGAACTTGCAATGCGATTGGCCTATGAAAAAGCCAACGTGATTAGTCAAGCACATCCACATGCGATTGTTATTGGTTCTGATCAAGTGGCATGGCATGCAGAAGCACCGCAAGTTTTTATTGGTAAACCCTTAACAGTCGATGCTGCGATTCAGCAATTACAAGCACAATCTGCGCAAACACTTTATTTCAGTACAGGTCTGAGTGTGCAACAACAATCTAGCGGTTTCGAGCATACCGTGGTTGAGCATTTTCAGGTGCAATTTCGTGACTTAAGTTTAGTTGAAATCCAGCGTTATGTTGCGCGTGAACAACCGTTACAGTGTGCTGGTAGTTTTATGTGTGAAGGTCTAGGCATTAGTTTATTTGAAAAAATTTCTGGCGATGATCAAACCAGCTTAATGGGACTGCCCTTGATTCAGCTGTGTCATATCTTACGTAAACTTGAGTTCAAGCTGCCTTGAACTCAAGGCATGCAGCCTGATTCAACATCACAATGATTCACTCTCTTATTACTTTATTTGCTTAAGCATTAGATAAAGTTCATATTATTTCAAGTTTATAGTTTTTGAGATTTACTAAACATGAAAAATATCATTTTGCTCAGTGCTGTCTGCACATTGTCTATCGGTATGGCGACACCAAGCCTTGCCCAAACCGCGACGATGATTAGCCAGCAGCAAAACCAACAAGCAC from Acinetobacter pullicarnis encodes the following:
- the fba gene encoding class II fructose-bisphosphate aldolase (catalyzes the reversible aldol condensation of dihydroxyacetonephosphate and glyceraldehyde 3-phosphate in the Calvin cycle, glycolysis, and/or gluconeogenesis), with protein sequence MALISLRQLLDHAGEHCYGVPAFNVNNLEQMRAIMMAADETNSPVIVQASAGARKYAGAPFLRHLILAAIEEWPHIPVVMHQDHGTSPDICQRSIQLGFSSVMMDGSLAADGKTPTSYEYNVDVTRRTVAMAHACGVSVEGEIGCLGSLETGMAGEEDGVGAEGVLDHSQLLTSVEEATQFVADTNVDALAIAVGTSHGAYKFTRPPTGDILAVERIKEIHAALPNTHLVMHGSSSVPQEWLAVINEFGGDIKETYGVPVEQLVEAIKHGVRKINIDTDLRLASTGSIRRFLAENPSEFDPRKYFAISVEAMKQVCIDRYTAFGTAGNADKIRPISLEKMVERY
- a CDS encoding phosphoglycerate kinase; this encodes MNFQRMTDLDLTGKRVLIREDLNVPVKNGVISSDARLRAALPTIKAALAQGAAVMICSHLGRPVEGEPKAEQSLAPVAAYLTAALGQDVQLVTDYLAGVAVTAGQVVLLENVRFNHGEKKNNPELAQQYAALCDVFVMDAFGTAHRAEASTEGVARYAAVAAAGPLLAAELDALGRALKTPEKPMVAIVAGSKVSTKLDVLNSLSSICDQLIVGGGIANTFLAAAGFNVGKSLYEADLIDTAKAIAAKISVPLPTDVVVADAAEIDFSDFLGSLAKATARTVNVADVAENDMILDVGPATAAAFAEILKTSKTILWNGPVGVFEVDQFGQGTQTLSLAIAESAGFSIAGGGDTLAAIDKYAVADKMGYISTGGGAFLEFVEGKTLPAVAVLLERAQ
- a CDS encoding DUF2237 family protein, with the protein product MSIHPDPKINGLNVLGQPLASCCFDPISGYFRNGFCHTAATDIGQHTVCAEMSADFLNFSQKIGNDLITPLPELGFPGLKPGDLWCICVTRWVEAYQANQAPRIKVSACHQAMLSYVPLNILMEYSI
- a CDS encoding Maf family protein; translation: MVAAEIILASSSQTRKALLDRLGLDYRCISPDIDESPQNEQHADELAMRLAYEKANVISQAHPHAIVIGSDQVAWHAEAPQVFIGKPLTVDAAIQQLQAQSAQTLYFSTGLSVQQQSSGFEHTVVEHFQVQFRDLSLVEIQRYVAREQPLQCAGSFMCEGLGISLFEKISGDDQTSLMGLPLIQLCHILRKLEFKLP